Proteins from one Cryptomeria japonica chromosome 4, Sugi_1.0, whole genome shotgun sequence genomic window:
- the LOC131875502 gene encoding chitinase 4-like, which produces MESEGKAMFVLAVGIAMLFGSVSAQSVSSIISKDFFDAILSVADSSCAGKNFYTYDGFIQAANAYSGFGTTGTSDDAKRELAAFFAHVTHETGSFCYIEEINGATRDYCDETNTEYPCVAGKGYFGRGPIQLSWNFNYGPAGKDIGFDGLNEPEKVAQDAAISFKTSVWYWMKQSNCHTAITSGQGFGATIQAVNGAIECNGGNPDAVNARINYYKNYCEKLGVDPGSNLSC; this is translated from the exons ATGGAGAGTGAAGGAAAAGCGATGTTTGTTTTGGCAGTGGGGATTGCTATGCTGTTTGGGAGTGTTTCTGCGCAGAGTGTCTCCTCCATCATAAGCAAGGATTTCTTTGACGCCATTCTCAGCGTTGCGGACAGCTCCTGTGCTGGAAAGAACTTCTACACCTACGATGGATTCATCCAGGCCGCCAACGCCTACTCTGGCTTCGGTACAACCGGAACTTCTGACGACGCTAAAAGAGAGCTCGCTGCCTTTTTCGCCCATGTCACCCACGAGACTGGAT CTTTCTGTTACATTGAAGAAATCAATGGCGCAACGAGAGATTACTGCGATGAAACCAACACCGAGTATCCATGTGTTGCAGGCAAAGGCTATTTCGGCCGGGGACCCATCCAGCTATCCTG gaacttcaactacgGTCCAGCAGGAAAGGACATTGGGTTCGACGGATTGAATGAGCCGGAAAAGGTAGCGCAAGATGCGGCCATTTCGTTCAAGACATCAGtgtggtattggatgaaacagagCAACTGTCATACCGCGATCACCTCTGGACAGGGATTCGGAGCCACAATCCAAGCTGTGAACGGCGCCATCGAATGTAACGGTGGTAATCCAGACGCCGTCAATGCGCGTATAAATTACTACAAAAATTACTGCGAAAAGTTGGGAGTAGATCCAGGCTCCAACCTCTCCTGCTAA